The Rattus rattus isolate New Zealand chromosome 1, Rrattus_CSIRO_v1, whole genome shotgun sequence genome includes a region encoding these proteins:
- the Tab1 gene encoding TGF-beta-activated kinase 1 and MAP3K7-binding protein 1 produces MAAQRRSLLQSEQQPSWTDDLPLCHFSGVGSASNRSYSADGKATESHPPEDNWLKFRSENNCFLYGVFNGYDGNRVTNFVAQRLSAELLLGQLNTEHTDADVRRVLLQAFDVVERSFLESIDDALAEKASLQSQLPEGVPQHQLLPQYQKILERLKALEKEISGGAMAVVAVLLNNKLYVANVGTNRALLCRSTVDGLQVTQLNVDHTAENEDELFRLSQLGLDAGKIKQVGVICGQESTRRIGDYKVKYGYTDIDLLSTAKSKPIIAEPEIHGAQPLDGVTGFLVLMSEGLYKALEAAHGPGQANQEVAAMIDTEFAKQTSLDAVAQAVVDRVKRIHSDTFASGGRAKFCPRHEDMTLLVRNFGYPLGEMSQPTPTPAPGMYAMGHVSPVSVPYSSAQSTSKTSVTLSLVMPSQGQMVNGSHSASTLDEATPTLTNQSPTLTLQSTNTHTQSSSSSSGQGPLPPRPLTRLPPGEDGRVEPYVDFAEFYRLWSVDHGEQSVMTAL; encoded by the exons ATGGCGGCGCAGAGGAGGAGCCTGCTCCAGAGT GAGCAGCAGCCAAGCTGGACAGATGACCTGCCACTCTGTCACTTCTCCGGCGTTGGTTCAGCTTCCAACCGTAGCTACTCTGCTGATGGCAAGGCCACTGAGAGTCACCCTCCGGAGGACAACTGGCTCAAGTTCAG AAGTGAAAACAACTGCTTCCTGTATGGGGTCTTCAATGGCTATGATGGCAACCGAGTGACCAACTTTGTGGCGCAGAGGCTCTCGGCAGAGCTCCTGCTGGGCCAGCTCAACACCGAACACACAGATGCTGATGTGCGACGGGTCCTGCTGCAG GCCTTCGATGTGGTGGAGAGGAGCTTCCTGGAGTCTATCGATGATGCCTTGGCTGAGAAAGCAAGCCTCCAGTCCCAGCTGCCGGAG GGTGTGCCCCAACACCAGCTGCTACCTCAGTATCAGAAGATCCTTGAGAGACTCAAGGCACTGGAGAAGGAGATCTCTGGAGGGGCCATGGCTGTCGTGGCGGTCCTTCTCAACAACAAGCTCTACGTTGCCAATGTCG GTACAAACAGGGCCCTCCTGTGCAGATCCACAGTGGACGGGCTACAGGTCACACAGCTGAACGTGGACCACACCGCCGAGAACGAGGACGAGCTCTTCCGTCTCTCACAACTGG GTTTAGACGCAGGAAAGATCAAGCAGGTGGGCGTCATCTGTGGACAGGAGAGCACCAGGCGAATTGGGGATTACAAGGTCAAATATGGCTACACTGACATTGACCTGCTCAG CACTGCCAAATCCAAACCCATCATCGCAGAGCCCGAAATCCACGGCGCACAGCCTCTGGATGGTGTGACGGGCTTCCTGGTACTGATGTCGGAGGGGCTGTACAAGGCCCTGGAGGCAGCCCATGGGCCTGGGCAGGCCAACCAG GAGGTTGCTGCAATGATTGACACCGAATTTGCCAAGCAGACCTCCCTCGATGCAGTTGCCCAGGCTGTGGTAGACCGTGTAAAGCGTATCCACAGTGACACCTTTGCCAGCGGGGGGCGGGCCAAGTTCTGCCCACGGCATGAAGACATGACCCTGCTGGTGAGGAACTTTGGCTATCCATTAGGTGAAATGAGCCAGCCTACACCCACCCCGGCCCCAGGTATGTATGCAAT GGGCCATGTGTCCCCTGTTTCTGTGCCCTACTCAAGTGCCCAGAGCACCAGCAAGACCAGTGTGACTCTGTCCCTCGTCATGCCTTCTCAGGGCCAGATGGTCAACGGCTCTCACAGTGCCTCCACCTTGGATGAAGCCACTCCTACTCTCACTAA CCAGAGCCCCACTCTGACCCTGCAGTCTACCAACACCCACACCCAGAGCAGCAGCTCCAGCTCGGGACAGGGGCCTCTTCCGCCCAGACCGCTCACTCGCCTTCCACCTGGAGAGGATGGCAGGGTCGAGCCCTATGTGGACTTTGCTGAGTTTTACCGACTCTGGAGCGTGGACCATGGCGAGCAGAGCGTGATGACGGCACTTTAG